A window of Melospiza melodia melodia isolate bMelMel2 chromosome Z, bMelMel2.pri, whole genome shotgun sequence contains these coding sequences:
- the DIRAS2 gene encoding GTP-binding protein Di-Ras2, translating to MPEQSNDYRVVVFGAGGVGKSSLVLRFVKGTFRESYIPTIEDTYRQVISCDKSICTLQITDTTGSHQFPAMQRLSISKGHAFILVYSITSRQSLEELKPIYEQICQIKGDIESIPIMLVGNKNDENQNREVESSEGEAMAKKWKCAFMETSAKTNHNVKELFQELLNLEKRRTVSLQIDGKKSKQQKRKEKLKGKCVVM from the coding sequence ATGCCTGAGCAAAGCAATGATTATAGGGTAGTTGTGTTTGGAGCTGGAGGAGTGGGAAAAAGTTCTTTGGTCTTGAGATTTGTGAAGGGCACTTTCAGAGAGAGCTACATCCCTACCATTGAAGACACCTATCGGCAGGTGATCAGCTGTGATAAGAGCATATGCACTTTGCAGATAACTGACACTACAGGGAGCCATCAATTTCCAGCCATGCAACGTCTCTCTATTTCTAAAGGAcatgcttttattttggtttaCTCTATCACCAGCCGACAGTCCTTGGAGGAACTCAAGCCAATCTACGAGCAAATATGTCAGATTAAAGGAGACATAGAAAGCATTCCCATCATGCTGGTGGGGAACAAAAATGATGAGAACCAAAATCGAGAGGTAGAAAGCAGTGAAGGAGAAGCCATGGCTAAGAAGTGGAAATGTGCCTTCATGGAGACCTCTGCCAAGACAAACCACAATGTGAAAGAGTTATTCCAAGAATTGCTAAACCTGGAGAAACGCAGGACTGTGAGTTTGCAAATTGATGGCAAAAAAAGCAAGCAACAGAAAAGGAAGGAGAAGCTGAAAGGAAAATGTGTGGTGATGTGA